The proteins below are encoded in one region of Doryrhamphus excisus isolate RoL2022-K1 chromosome 4, RoL_Dexc_1.0, whole genome shotgun sequence:
- the prlrb gene encoding prolactin receptor b isoform X4 has protein sequence MQLEGTHECPDYHSAGWNACFFDKNHTSIWVDYYLTVVAFNALGNTSSDVFKIDVMDIVKPDSPERVALEVENHAESLTLHVSWDHPRNVDTKSGWVTLEYQLRARRQQQGSNNWKEYKAGTQTRFTLYSVQPGAVFMVQVRCQLDHGIWSEWSNTSYVKIPNNIPKEKPLWILVLALSVFLFLTALVIVVTKRKSVKQYLLPPVPGPKIRGLDVTLLKSGQPEELVSALIINQGFRLPVAWKDHMDDYLMVSDNIGGLLPDKGRRSLVMPPGFHLDSQHKEGAARKKWDLSSVKTQSVINQVASNPDTANCPYVDLGVHVEPEPESDYSRVKEMKSTLFPMEKGNQWGCMDGLRPAALLEDYSQVEEVNGDKRMVILQKGGRPSDSSCRQDEHSHRKIVPRNPHTDMDFFDGEYVDKVPTPALGKPALM, from the exons ATGCA ACTGGAGGGAACGCATGAGTGTCCAGACTACCACTCAGCTGGCTGGAACGCCTGTTTCTTTGACAAGAACCATACGTCCATTTGGGTGGACTACTATCTGACTGTGGTGGCCTTCAATGCCCTCGGGAACACCTCTTCGGACGTTTTCAAGATAGACGTGATGGATATCG TTAAGCCCGACTCACCTGAGCGTGTGGCGCTGGAGGTGGAAAACCATGCAGAAAGTCTGACTCTACACGTGAGCTGGGACCATCCGCGGAATGTTGACACCAAATCTGGCTGGGTCACGCTGGAATATCAGCTAAGAGCCAGACGACAACAACAAGGCAGCAACAACTGGAAG GAGTACAAGGCTGGTACACAAACCCGATTCACGCTCTACAGCGTCCAACCCGGAGCAGTGTTCATGGTCCAGGTGCGCTGTCAACTCGACCACGGAATCTGGAGTGAGTGGAGCAACACCTCCTACGTCAAGATTCCTAACA ATATTCCCAAGGAAAAACCCTTATGGATCTTGGTTTTGGCTCTCTCTGTCTTTCTTTTTCTAACAGCTCTGGTCATCGTGGTCACCAAGAGGAAAAG TGTGAAACAGTATCTGCTTCCGCCTGTTCCGGGTCCAAAGATACGAGGGCTTGATGTCACACTTCTCAAG AGTGGGCAACCTGAAGAGCTCGTTAGTGCTCTGATCATCAATCAGGGCTTTCGTCTCCCCGTGGCCTGGAAGGACCACATGGATGACTACCTGATGGTATCAGACAACATTGGCGGGCTGCTACCAGACAAAGGGAGGAGGAGCTTGGTTATGCCCCCAGGCTTCCACTTAGACTCACAACACAAGGAAGGAGCGGCACGGAAGAAGTGGGATTTGTCCAGCGTGAAGACTCAATCAGTCATAAACCAGGTTGCATCAAATCCTGACACAGCCAACTGTCCTTACGTGGACCTCGGGGTCCATGTGGAACCCGAGCCTGAGTCGGATTACAGCAGAGTGAAAGAGATGAAGTCTACATTGTTCCCCATGGAAAAAGGAAACCAGTGGGGCTGCATGGACGGTCTGAGACCAGCGGCCCTGCTGGAGGACTACAGCCAGGTGGAGGAGGTGAACGGTGATAAGAGAATGGTGATCCTCCAGAAAGGGGGCAGACCGTCTGACTCCTCGTGTAGACAAGATGAGCACAGCCACAGAAAGATAGTGCCCAGAAACCCTCACACAGACATGGATTTCTTTGATGGCGAGTACGTGGACAAGGTCCCGACGCCAGCGCTTGGAAAACCTGCTCTAATGTAG
- the prlrb gene encoding prolactin receptor b isoform X3 — translation MSGDACVAMLLLLLSGARCRSSPPGRPVLLGCRSPDKETFTCWWEPGMDGGLPTTHRLYYQREQLEGTHECPDYHSAGWNACFFDKNHTSIWVDYYLTVVAFNALGNTSSDVFKIDVMDIVKPDSPERVALEVENHAESLTLHVSWDHPRNVDTKSGWVTLEYQLRARRQQQGSNNWKEYKAGTQTRFTLYSVQPGAVFMVQVRCQLDHGIWSEWSNTSYVKIPNNIPKEKPLWILVLALSVFLFLTALVIVVTKRKSVKQYLLPPVPGPKIRGLDVTLLKSGQPEELVSALIINQGFRLPVAWKDHMDDYLMVSDNIGGLLPDKGRRSLVMPPGFHLDSQHKEGAARKKWDLSSVKTQSVINQVASNPDTANCPYVDLGVHVEPEPESDYSRVKEMKSTLFPMEKGNQWGCMDGLRPAALLEDYSQVEEVNGDKRMVILQKGGRPSDSSCRQDEHSHRKIVPRNPHTDMDFFDGEYVDKVPTPALGKPALM, via the exons ATGAGCGGAGATGCTTGTGTGgcgatgctgctgctgctgctttcggGTGCCAGATGCA GGTCATCCCCACCAGGGAGACCGGTCCTGCTCGGCTGCCGGTCCCCAGATAAGGAGACCTTCACCTGCTGGTGGGAGCCGGGCATGGATGGAGGACTGCCAACCACACACCGCCTCTACTACCAGAGAGAACA ACTGGAGGGAACGCATGAGTGTCCAGACTACCACTCAGCTGGCTGGAACGCCTGTTTCTTTGACAAGAACCATACGTCCATTTGGGTGGACTACTATCTGACTGTGGTGGCCTTCAATGCCCTCGGGAACACCTCTTCGGACGTTTTCAAGATAGACGTGATGGATATCG TTAAGCCCGACTCACCTGAGCGTGTGGCGCTGGAGGTGGAAAACCATGCAGAAAGTCTGACTCTACACGTGAGCTGGGACCATCCGCGGAATGTTGACACCAAATCTGGCTGGGTCACGCTGGAATATCAGCTAAGAGCCAGACGACAACAACAAGGCAGCAACAACTGGAAG GAGTACAAGGCTGGTACACAAACCCGATTCACGCTCTACAGCGTCCAACCCGGAGCAGTGTTCATGGTCCAGGTGCGCTGTCAACTCGACCACGGAATCTGGAGTGAGTGGAGCAACACCTCCTACGTCAAGATTCCTAACA ATATTCCCAAGGAAAAACCCTTATGGATCTTGGTTTTGGCTCTCTCTGTCTTTCTTTTTCTAACAGCTCTGGTCATCGTGGTCACCAAGAGGAAAAG TGTGAAACAGTATCTGCTTCCGCCTGTTCCGGGTCCAAAGATACGAGGGCTTGATGTCACACTTCTCAAG AGTGGGCAACCTGAAGAGCTCGTTAGTGCTCTGATCATCAATCAGGGCTTTCGTCTCCCCGTGGCCTGGAAGGACCACATGGATGACTACCTGATGGTATCAGACAACATTGGCGGGCTGCTACCAGACAAAGGGAGGAGGAGCTTGGTTATGCCCCCAGGCTTCCACTTAGACTCACAACACAAGGAAGGAGCGGCACGGAAGAAGTGGGATTTGTCCAGCGTGAAGACTCAATCAGTCATAAACCAGGTTGCATCAAATCCTGACACAGCCAACTGTCCTTACGTGGACCTCGGGGTCCATGTGGAACCCGAGCCTGAGTCGGATTACAGCAGAGTGAAAGAGATGAAGTCTACATTGTTCCCCATGGAAAAAGGAAACCAGTGGGGCTGCATGGACGGTCTGAGACCAGCGGCCCTGCTGGAGGACTACAGCCAGGTGGAGGAGGTGAACGGTGATAAGAGAATGGTGATCCTCCAGAAAGGGGGCAGACCGTCTGACTCCTCGTGTAGACAAGATGAGCACAGCCACAGAAAGATAGTGCCCAGAAACCCTCACACAGACATGGATTTCTTTGATGGCGAGTACGTGGACAAGGTCCCGACGCCAGCGCTTGGAAAACCTGCTCTAATGTAG
- the prlrb gene encoding prolactin receptor b isoform X1, with protein MHVSYSLGTVHRVSNVSNNVENVAALYSTMFVLQTQHRAKPHGMLCPEQKLMCDAISSPFILIVFFRAKGVPSADRMSGDACVAMLLLLLSGARCRSSPPGRPVLLGCRSPDKETFTCWWEPGMDGGLPTTHRLYYQREQLEGTHECPDYHSAGWNACFFDKNHTSIWVDYYLTVVAFNALGNTSSDVFKIDVMDIVKPDSPERVALEVENHAESLTLHVSWDHPRNVDTKSGWVTLEYQLRARRQQQGSNNWKEYKAGTQTRFTLYSVQPGAVFMVQVRCQLDHGIWSEWSNTSYVKIPNNIPKEKPLWILVLALSVFLFLTALVIVVTKRKSVKQYLLPPVPGPKIRGLDVTLLKSGQPEELVSALIINQGFRLPVAWKDHMDDYLMVSDNIGGLLPDKGRRSLVMPPGFHLDSQHKEGAARKKWDLSSVKTQSVINQVASNPDTANCPYVDLGVHVEPEPESDYSRVKEMKSTLFPMEKGNQWGCMDGLRPAALLEDYSQVEEVNGDKRMVILQKGGRPSDSSCRQDEHSHRKIVPRNPHTDMDFFDGEYVDKVPTPALGKPALM; from the exons ATGCACGTCTCATATTCACTTGGCACGGTGCACCGTGTCAGTAATGTCAGTAATAATGTAGAAAATGTTGCTGCCCTTTACAGCACTATGTTTGTGctacaaacacaacacagagcCAAGCCGCATGGCATGTTATGTCCTGAGCAGAAACTGATGTGTGATGCCATTTCTTCCCCCTttattttgattgtattttttagGGCAAAGGGCGTACCATCTGCTGACAGAATGAGCGGAGATGCTTGTGTGgcgatgctgctgctgctgctttcggGTGCCAGATGCA GGTCATCCCCACCAGGGAGACCGGTCCTGCTCGGCTGCCGGTCCCCAGATAAGGAGACCTTCACCTGCTGGTGGGAGCCGGGCATGGATGGAGGACTGCCAACCACACACCGCCTCTACTACCAGAGAGAACA ACTGGAGGGAACGCATGAGTGTCCAGACTACCACTCAGCTGGCTGGAACGCCTGTTTCTTTGACAAGAACCATACGTCCATTTGGGTGGACTACTATCTGACTGTGGTGGCCTTCAATGCCCTCGGGAACACCTCTTCGGACGTTTTCAAGATAGACGTGATGGATATCG TTAAGCCCGACTCACCTGAGCGTGTGGCGCTGGAGGTGGAAAACCATGCAGAAAGTCTGACTCTACACGTGAGCTGGGACCATCCGCGGAATGTTGACACCAAATCTGGCTGGGTCACGCTGGAATATCAGCTAAGAGCCAGACGACAACAACAAGGCAGCAACAACTGGAAG GAGTACAAGGCTGGTACACAAACCCGATTCACGCTCTACAGCGTCCAACCCGGAGCAGTGTTCATGGTCCAGGTGCGCTGTCAACTCGACCACGGAATCTGGAGTGAGTGGAGCAACACCTCCTACGTCAAGATTCCTAACA ATATTCCCAAGGAAAAACCCTTATGGATCTTGGTTTTGGCTCTCTCTGTCTTTCTTTTTCTAACAGCTCTGGTCATCGTGGTCACCAAGAGGAAAAG TGTGAAACAGTATCTGCTTCCGCCTGTTCCGGGTCCAAAGATACGAGGGCTTGATGTCACACTTCTCAAG AGTGGGCAACCTGAAGAGCTCGTTAGTGCTCTGATCATCAATCAGGGCTTTCGTCTCCCCGTGGCCTGGAAGGACCACATGGATGACTACCTGATGGTATCAGACAACATTGGCGGGCTGCTACCAGACAAAGGGAGGAGGAGCTTGGTTATGCCCCCAGGCTTCCACTTAGACTCACAACACAAGGAAGGAGCGGCACGGAAGAAGTGGGATTTGTCCAGCGTGAAGACTCAATCAGTCATAAACCAGGTTGCATCAAATCCTGACACAGCCAACTGTCCTTACGTGGACCTCGGGGTCCATGTGGAACCCGAGCCTGAGTCGGATTACAGCAGAGTGAAAGAGATGAAGTCTACATTGTTCCCCATGGAAAAAGGAAACCAGTGGGGCTGCATGGACGGTCTGAGACCAGCGGCCCTGCTGGAGGACTACAGCCAGGTGGAGGAGGTGAACGGTGATAAGAGAATGGTGATCCTCCAGAAAGGGGGCAGACCGTCTGACTCCTCGTGTAGACAAGATGAGCACAGCCACAGAAAGATAGTGCCCAGAAACCCTCACACAGACATGGATTTCTTTGATGGCGAGTACGTGGACAAGGTCCCGACGCCAGCGCTTGGAAAACCTGCTCTAATGTAG
- the prlrb gene encoding prolactin receptor b isoform X2, with amino-acid sequence MHVSYSLGTVHRVSNVSNNVENVAALYSTMFVLQTQHRAKPHGMLCPEQKLMCDAISSPFILIVFFRAKGVPSADRMSGDACVAMLLLLLSGSSPPGRPVLLGCRSPDKETFTCWWEPGMDGGLPTTHRLYYQREQLEGTHECPDYHSAGWNACFFDKNHTSIWVDYYLTVVAFNALGNTSSDVFKIDVMDIVKPDSPERVALEVENHAESLTLHVSWDHPRNVDTKSGWVTLEYQLRARRQQQGSNNWKEYKAGTQTRFTLYSVQPGAVFMVQVRCQLDHGIWSEWSNTSYVKIPNNIPKEKPLWILVLALSVFLFLTALVIVVTKRKSVKQYLLPPVPGPKIRGLDVTLLKSGQPEELVSALIINQGFRLPVAWKDHMDDYLMVSDNIGGLLPDKGRRSLVMPPGFHLDSQHKEGAARKKWDLSSVKTQSVINQVASNPDTANCPYVDLGVHVEPEPESDYSRVKEMKSTLFPMEKGNQWGCMDGLRPAALLEDYSQVEEVNGDKRMVILQKGGRPSDSSCRQDEHSHRKIVPRNPHTDMDFFDGEYVDKVPTPALGKPALM; translated from the exons ATGCACGTCTCATATTCACTTGGCACGGTGCACCGTGTCAGTAATGTCAGTAATAATGTAGAAAATGTTGCTGCCCTTTACAGCACTATGTTTGTGctacaaacacaacacagagcCAAGCCGCATGGCATGTTATGTCCTGAGCAGAAACTGATGTGTGATGCCATTTCTTCCCCCTttattttgattgtattttttagGGCAAAGGGCGTACCATCTGCTGACAGAATGAGCGGAGATGCTTGTGTGgcgatgctgctgctgctgctttcgg GGTCATCCCCACCAGGGAGACCGGTCCTGCTCGGCTGCCGGTCCCCAGATAAGGAGACCTTCACCTGCTGGTGGGAGCCGGGCATGGATGGAGGACTGCCAACCACACACCGCCTCTACTACCAGAGAGAACA ACTGGAGGGAACGCATGAGTGTCCAGACTACCACTCAGCTGGCTGGAACGCCTGTTTCTTTGACAAGAACCATACGTCCATTTGGGTGGACTACTATCTGACTGTGGTGGCCTTCAATGCCCTCGGGAACACCTCTTCGGACGTTTTCAAGATAGACGTGATGGATATCG TTAAGCCCGACTCACCTGAGCGTGTGGCGCTGGAGGTGGAAAACCATGCAGAAAGTCTGACTCTACACGTGAGCTGGGACCATCCGCGGAATGTTGACACCAAATCTGGCTGGGTCACGCTGGAATATCAGCTAAGAGCCAGACGACAACAACAAGGCAGCAACAACTGGAAG GAGTACAAGGCTGGTACACAAACCCGATTCACGCTCTACAGCGTCCAACCCGGAGCAGTGTTCATGGTCCAGGTGCGCTGTCAACTCGACCACGGAATCTGGAGTGAGTGGAGCAACACCTCCTACGTCAAGATTCCTAACA ATATTCCCAAGGAAAAACCCTTATGGATCTTGGTTTTGGCTCTCTCTGTCTTTCTTTTTCTAACAGCTCTGGTCATCGTGGTCACCAAGAGGAAAAG TGTGAAACAGTATCTGCTTCCGCCTGTTCCGGGTCCAAAGATACGAGGGCTTGATGTCACACTTCTCAAG AGTGGGCAACCTGAAGAGCTCGTTAGTGCTCTGATCATCAATCAGGGCTTTCGTCTCCCCGTGGCCTGGAAGGACCACATGGATGACTACCTGATGGTATCAGACAACATTGGCGGGCTGCTACCAGACAAAGGGAGGAGGAGCTTGGTTATGCCCCCAGGCTTCCACTTAGACTCACAACACAAGGAAGGAGCGGCACGGAAGAAGTGGGATTTGTCCAGCGTGAAGACTCAATCAGTCATAAACCAGGTTGCATCAAATCCTGACACAGCCAACTGTCCTTACGTGGACCTCGGGGTCCATGTGGAACCCGAGCCTGAGTCGGATTACAGCAGAGTGAAAGAGATGAAGTCTACATTGTTCCCCATGGAAAAAGGAAACCAGTGGGGCTGCATGGACGGTCTGAGACCAGCGGCCCTGCTGGAGGACTACAGCCAGGTGGAGGAGGTGAACGGTGATAAGAGAATGGTGATCCTCCAGAAAGGGGGCAGACCGTCTGACTCCTCGTGTAGACAAGATGAGCACAGCCACAGAAAGATAGTGCCCAGAAACCCTCACACAGACATGGATTTCTTTGATGGCGAGTACGTGGACAAGGTCCCGACGCCAGCGCTTGGAAAACCTGCTCTAATGTAG